Part of the Armatimonadota bacterium genome is shown below.
TCCCTAACCCTCCCCAGTCCTGGGGAGGGAAGAAACCGTTTTTTTTCGACCCCTCTCGAGCCCTCCCCAGTCCTGGGGAGGGAAGGCCAATGTTTTCTTTCGACCCCTCCCTAGCCCTCCCCAGTCCTGGGGAGGGAACTAGGGGATCATGTGGCCCATTTTGTCGCGCTTGGTTTCGATGTACTTTTCCGAGTGCTCGGTGGGTGGGGTGATCAGAGGCACCGTTTCCACGATCTCTAGCCCAAACCCCTGCAGACCTGCACGTTTGGCTGGGTTGTTGGACATCAGCCGCATTTTGCGGACCCCTAGGTCGTACAACACCTGCGAGCCCAATCCGTAATCGCGCTGATCCGGTTTGAACCCCAACGCTTCGTTGGCCTCGACAGTGTCCAGCCCGCCATCTTGTAGTTCGTAAGCGCGGAGCTTGTTGACAATGCCGATGCCCCGGCCTTCTTGGGCGATGTAGAGGACGACGCCCGATCCGGCGGATTCGATCATCTGCAACGCGGCGGCAAGTTGGTCGCCGCAATCACACCGCAGCGAACCCAAAATATCCCCGGTGAGGCACGAGCTGTGCACCCGGACGAGAACGGGTTCGGGGGTGATTTCGCCTTTGACAATCGCGATGAAGGGTTCGGGCTCAACTTCGGTTTCGTAGGCGTAGATCGTGAACGTCCCGTATTTGGTGGGGAATTCGATGGGTCCAGCTTTGCGTTCGATTAGGGTTTCGGTGCGTCGGCGGTAGGCAATGAGGTCTTCGATCGTGATGATCTTCAGGCCATGTTTCAGGGCATAGTCTTCCAGACCCCCGCCCAGGCGGAGCATCTCCCCGTCATCGCCGATGATTTCGACGCCGACGCCAACGGGCACCGATCCGCAGAGCCGAGCCAGGTCAACCGAGGCTTCCGTGTGTCCGGCGCGGCGGAGTACTCCTCCGGGTTCGGCGCGCAAAACCAGCATGTGCCCCGGGCGCATCAGGTCGCCGGGCAAGGCTTTTTCGTCGCAAAGCACGGCTACGGTTTTGGCGCGGTCGCCGGCGCTGACTCCTGTGGTTGTGCCTTCGATGGCGTCCACCGTTTCGGCCATAGCGGTGCCGAGCCGGGCGGTGTTGGCCTTGGTCATCATGGGGATGCCGAGTTGATCCAGCCGCTCGGGGGTTGTGCTGATGAACGGCACGCCGCGCCCTTCTTTAATCATGAAATTCATGTCTTCGGCGGTCGTGTGTTCGCCCAACATGATCAGGTCGCCTTCGTTTTCGCGGCCAGGGTCGTCGACGACGATCACCATTTTTCCGTTTTTCAGGTCTTGCAGGGCTTCTTGGATCGTGGCGATCATGGGTTCAGCTCCATTCTACGGGCGGTTTGACGAGTCAAATCCGCCAGATGGGCCCGAACCTTAACATTCTTTGTGCAACGAGTCGTTCGTCCCAGGATGTAATGTCAGGAGTGATGAAGCGGTTAGGTCAGTTCGGGATTTTGGTCGCGTTGATCACGTTGGTCGCCTGCGGGCCAAAAAATGTGATCAAGCTCAAACGGGACGTGCCGGCGGCCCAAGTGCAAGCCGGTTGGTATTTGTGCGAGCAGCCAACGTTTTCGATAGTTGTCCCCGAAAGCTACCAAGTGCCAAAGGAAGCCGGGGCAAGCCTGGGCGACCTGCAAAACATGAGCAATCCCGGGGTTGGCTACAGCATGAGCGCGCCCAAAGAATCAACGACCGCCAATGCGTCTTTGATTCTGAACAACAAGGACTACCGCCCGCTCCCCGGGGAACCGGCCACTGGCCTCACCGTGAATATCACGAAGCATGGTGGCGGGGCCGATTTGGAAGCAGAGGCCAAGCGCGTTACAGAAGAGATCTTCCGGTCCAAATCCGAGAAAATCGAGCTTCCGGTCGGCCCGGCCTACGTGATCAAACACCACGGCAAGATGGTGACCGGGGATGAGACGTGGCAAGAGATCTACATCGTCTGCGACGGCGAATCGTGCTACCGGGTGGACTTCACGACGACCAATGGGGAACAGGCGATTTCGGCGGCTCCCCAAATCATGCAATCGTTCCGCGTCAAGTAGGGGTTGGCCAAAAGCCAACCCCGCAAACCATTAGCTGACGCCCTGGGTTCGGCGCACAAACTCGCCGACTTCGGCGGCGAGTTTTTCCAACGAACCTTCGTGGATGTACATCATGTGTCCGGCCTCGTACTCTTTGATTTCGATGTTCTTGCGGAGTGAGGCATCTAGATCCAAGTGGGAAACCGTGTACTCGGTGGCAAAAAACGGGGTGGCCAAATCGTAATAGCCTGATGCCACAAAAACGCCCATGTAGGGGTTCCGGCTCATGGCTTTGCGCAAGGCCTCGCTGGTGTCTGGGTGGCCGTCCCCGGCGCTGCCCCAGTCCCAAGGTTTCTTGATCCCTTTAAAGACGCAATACTCCAAATCGGTTTCGTATCCGCATTGGGTGCGGGCGTAGTGGTTGTACAAAGAGGTGTAGGGCCCCATCAACAAAGACATGGAAGGGTCGTGCTCTGGCCCTTCGTCAACTCCGCGGTTGGTGGCATCAATGCCCTTGAACCGGGAATCCAATCGGCCGACGGTGCGATTTTCGTCCCGGCACAACTCTTTGCAGAACTTCCAGATGTCCGGCCTCAGATCGCAATGTTCGAGATAGGTTTCGGTCAAACCGGTGAGGGCGGAAAGCTCGGCCCGGATCTGGCTCCGCTCTTCGCCTTCTAGGGCCGACCCCTTGGCGAGCGCTGTCCAATAGGCGCCAAATGCAAAATCCCGCGCCTTGTCGATCAGCTGCTTGAGGTCTCCGGTCACCTTGCCGTGGTAGTGGGCGGTTGCCGTGTAGGTGGGCAGGTAAACGGCATAAGGGAGGTCGTTGCCCTTGTTGAACCGGAGGGTTTGGAAACTGAGTACCGAACTCACAAGGATTAGGCCGCTGAAGGCGACGCCGCGCTCGACGAGATACCCACTGAGCCCGGTGGCCCGGGTGGTGCCGTAGCTTTCCCCAGCCAGATAGAGCGGGGAAGTCCACCGCTCTTTCCGCGAGAGAAAGAGCCGGATGAATTCCCCCACTGACTCGATATCCCCCTTGACGCTCCAGAATTTTTGGGCGGTTTCTTCGTCTTTGGCGCGGCTGTAACCCGTGCCCACCGGGTCGATGAAGACCAGGTCGCCGAATTCCAGCCAGTTGTGGGGGTTGTCCACCAATTGGAACGGCGGCTGGGGCATATCCCCGTCGGCTTCCATTTTCACCCGTTTGGGCCCCATCGTCCCCAAGTGCAGCCACAGGCTGGGCGATCCCGGCCCGCCGTTGAAGCTGAAAATGATTGGGCGCACGCCTCCGCCCTTGCGGCGGTAGTAGTGGTAGAACATGAGGGCTTCGATTTCGCCATCGCTGTCAAAGATCGGCAAGCGGCCGGTCTCAACAGTGTATTCGTGCCCCCCGGCCACCCCATCCCGGGTCACCGGCGTTTCTTCGACAAGTTTCCTTTTGTCTTCTTTTTTTTCTCCGTTCTTCGCGTCTTGCTTCACCGCATCGTCAGGCATATCGTTATCCTATCTGGGTTGAACCGGCCAAAGTTCACCAATTTGGTGAGAATAGTCCACATCGCGGCTTCTGCAAACGGGATGGCCGGCCTTGCAACGCTTGGCTCCGAGATTTGCCTGCACTCTTACTTCAGGCGTCGGATCAACGCGGGAATGGCCTGGGCGTCCCGGTGGTCCACAATGCAGAGGGTCACATGTCGGGAAGCATTCGCGGGTTGATGGGCCATGCCGCGGTGGCACTGGTGCGCGATGCCGTCAGGGGCACGCCTTTCCAAGGCCGCGTTTACCTGGTGGGTGGAGCAGTCCGCGATGCGCTGCTCGGCATTCCGGCCAAAAACGACCTCGACTTGGTCACCGAAGGGGATGCGGAGGAACTGGCGTCCGTGATCCATGCTCATGACCGCAAGAATGTGGGATCACCTCAGACCTTTGCCCGATTCGGCACGGCGATGGTCATGGTTGCTGGAACCCCGGTCGAGTTGGTGACGGCGCGGCGCGAATCGTATTCTCCGGAATCCCGCAAACCCGAAACACAACCGGCGACATTGCTTGAAGATGCGCTCCGCCGGGATTTCACGGTCAATGCGTTGCTATTAGAAATCCAGAACGGGGAAGTGGTCGACCTTTTGGGGTCGGGCCTGGCCGATTTGTCGGACCGGATCTTGCGGACGCCCCGGGATTCAGCGGGCACCTTCCACGACGACCCCCTGCGCATGTTGAGGGCGGTGCGATTCCGCCACCAATTGGGCTTCAACTTCGCTCCAGGATTGGCGGAGGCGATCCAATCGGAGTCGTTCCGGCTGGGGGTGATATCCCAAGAGCGGATCCGCGACGAGTTTGCCAAAATGCTGCTTGGCCCGTTTCCGGCCAAGGCCCTTGACGATTTGAGCCGGCTCGGTCTGCTCAGCAGTTGGGCGCCCGAATTGGAGGCGATGCACGGCGTATCGCAAGGGAAATGGCACACTGCCGACGTGTGGGGGCACACTTTGCAGGTCGTGGACAACGCCGCGGCTACTGGCCAGGCGGGTGGGGATCGGCTGATCCTGCTTTTGGCGGCATTGCTCCACGATGTGGCCAAACCGGTCACGCGTTCAGTTGATGCAAACGGTGACATCCGCTTTTTTGGCCATGAAAGCGTGGGGGCCAAAATGGCGGCCGAGCTGTGTCTCAGGTGGCGATTTTCGAGTGGGCAGGCAAGCGACGTCTCGTTGTTGGTTGGCAGCCATATGCGACTGAGCGGGATCAAGGAGCTGACCAAGCCCGCGGCGCGGAGGATCGCCCGGGACTTGGGCCCGCAATTGGAGAATTGGTTCCTGCTGCTGGATGCGGATGCCAACGCACTCAAAGAGGGTGTGCGCCGGCTGGATTTGGGAACCGTTCGGCAAAGGATCACCGAGTTGCAGACGAGCGAATCGGACTCGGGATGGCAAAGCCCTCTTTCTGGCAAGGAAATCATGGAATTGACCGGGATCGATCCTGGACCTGAAGTGGGCCGGCTCAAAGCAGAGATCGAGCGGTTGGTCTTGGATGGCGTCATTACTCCGGGTGACCGCGAAGGGGCAAAAGACGCCCTAAGACGGATCATCAGTAACGGCGGTTAGGTCAGAATCGTACAGACCTGCCAGGTAGGACGGAAAAAGGCATGCACGACTTCAAATCCCGCAATGGATTCATCATCTTTTGGATCGTGGCCATCGCCGTCATTGGCGGAGTCATCTATCTGGTTTCGCCGTTCCTGCCGGCGATTTTGTGGGCAAGTGTTTTTTCGATCTTGCTGTACCCGGCTTTCGAGCGGCTGGTTGCCAAGGGGTGGAAACGGGGGACGGCCGCCTTGGCTGTGACGCTTGTTCCGGCCTTCGTCGTGACATTGCCCTTGGCGGTGGCCGGTTCCATTGCGGGCGTGCAAGTTGTGAGCTATGCCCAGCAGCTGCTCCATGATTCTGGGCGTGGGGTTGGGGCAGAAACCGATGTGCTCCGAACGCTGGGCGACGAACTAGACAAGACGCTCAAACCGCTAATGGATCGAGTCGGGGCCACCGACATCCACATGGCCGATGTGCTGGACAAAAACAAAGCGGAGATCGGCCGCCGGATTTCTGCCCCATTGTCCCGCGGCATCCAGAATTTTGTGTTCACGGTCTTGACCTTGGTCATTTCGTTGCTGACGATGTTTTTTATGGTGAGGGACGGGCACAACATGAAGGAACCAGTTTTGGATTTGGTTCCTTTGCCCCGTGAAGACACCGAGAAGATCCTTCAGCAGATCGCAAACACAGTAAGGTCGGTTTTCTATTCGGTTGTGGTGGTTGCGGGGATCCAAGGCGGGCTGGCCCTGTTGCTTTATTGGATTGTGGGCGTCCCTGGCGCGATTCCTTTGGCGCTGCTCACGACCTTGTTTTGCACCATCCCCCTTTTGGGGGCACCGGTGGTTTATGTGCCGATCGGCCTGTCCTTGTTGATTCAGGGCAAGATCTGGCAGGGCGTCCTTGTCCTGGTCATCGGCTTTGGGTTGATCTCCACAATCGACAACGTTTTGCGGCCCTTGTTCATTGGGGCCCGGACGAAATTGCACGAAATCCCGGTCTTTTTTGCGTTGATTGGCGGGGTTGTGGCCTTGGGCCCGGTCGGGTTGATGGCGGGGCCGATGCTCCTCACCCTGTTCCTGGCCTTGGTCGACATCCTCCGGTTGCGCCGGGATGGTGACCAATCTTTGGAGCCCGCCTGACCGCGCCCGGCAAAAAGAACCGATCCCGGCACCATGGAATGGGCGGAGCCCAGATTCCGATTGGCCGGGATCAGGAGACTTAGCTCTTTTTAAGGCTCGCGGAGATCGAAACCTGCGTCAAGCCATCGGAGGCGGAGGCAGAGATGAAGACTTCGGCTCCGTTGGACGTCTTACCGCTGACGAATTTGCTCCCGTTGGCGCTGTAGGTGGATTTGTCTTTGGCGATCTGCTTTTCGTAAAATCCGATAACTTGGTCGATGGAATCTTTGGTTGCAAACGTGAGA
Proteins encoded:
- the ribA gene encoding GTP cyclohydrolase II; protein product: MIATIQEALQDLKNGKMVIVVDDPGRENEGDLIMLGEHTTAEDMNFMIKEGRGVPFISTTPERLDQLGIPMMTKANTARLGTAMAETVDAIEGTTTGVSAGDRAKTVAVLCDEKALPGDLMRPGHMLVLRAEPGGVLRRAGHTEASVDLARLCGSVPVGVGVEIIGDDGEMLRLGGGLEDYALKHGLKIITIEDLIAYRRRTETLIERKAGPIEFPTKYGTFTIYAYETEVEPEPFIAIVKGEITPEPVLVRVHSSCLTGDILGSLRCDCGDQLAAALQMIESAGSGVVLYIAQEGRGIGIVNKLRAYELQDGGLDTVEANEALGFKPDQRDYGLGSQVLYDLGVRKMRLMSNNPAKRAGLQGFGLEIVETVPLITPPTEHSEKYIETKRDKMGHMIP
- a CDS encoding peptidase S10 yields the protein MPDDAVKQDAKNGEKKEDKRKLVEETPVTRDGVAGGHEYTVETGRLPIFDSDGEIEALMFYHYYRRKGGGVRPIIFSFNGGPGSPSLWLHLGTMGPKRVKMEADGDMPQPPFQLVDNPHNWLEFGDLVFIDPVGTGYSRAKDEETAQKFWSVKGDIESVGEFIRLFLSRKERWTSPLYLAGESYGTTRATGLSGYLVERGVAFSGLILVSSVLSFQTLRFNKGNDLPYAVYLPTYTATAHYHGKVTGDLKQLIDKARDFAFGAYWTALAKGSALEGEERSQIRAELSALTGLTETYLEHCDLRPDIWKFCKELCRDENRTVGRLDSRFKGIDATNRGVDEGPEHDPSMSLLMGPYTSLYNHYARTQCGYETDLEYCVFKGIKKPWDWGSAGDGHPDTSEALRKAMSRNPYMGVFVASGYYDLATPFFATEYTVSHLDLDASLRKNIEIKEYEAGHMMYIHEGSLEKLAAEVGEFVRRTQGVS
- a CDS encoding HD domain-containing protein, whose protein sequence is MSGSIRGLMGHAAVALVRDAVRGTPFQGRVYLVGGAVRDALLGIPAKNDLDLVTEGDAEELASVIHAHDRKNVGSPQTFARFGTAMVMVAGTPVELVTARRESYSPESRKPETQPATLLEDALRRDFTVNALLLEIQNGEVVDLLGSGLADLSDRILRTPRDSAGTFHDDPLRMLRAVRFRHQLGFNFAPGLAEAIQSESFRLGVISQERIRDEFAKMLLGPFPAKALDDLSRLGLLSSWAPELEAMHGVSQGKWHTADVWGHTLQVVDNAAATGQAGGDRLILLLAALLHDVAKPVTRSVDANGDIRFFGHESVGAKMAAELCLRWRFSSGQASDVSLLVGSHMRLSGIKELTKPAARRIARDLGPQLENWFLLLDADANALKEGVRRLDLGTVRQRITELQTSESDSGWQSPLSGKEIMELTGIDPGPEVGRLKAEIERLVLDGVITPGDREGAKDALRRIISNGG
- a CDS encoding AI-2E family transporter is translated as MHDFKSRNGFIIFWIVAIAVIGGVIYLVSPFLPAILWASVFSILLYPAFERLVAKGWKRGTAALAVTLVPAFVVTLPLAVAGSIAGVQVVSYAQQLLHDSGRGVGAETDVLRTLGDELDKTLKPLMDRVGATDIHMADVLDKNKAEIGRRISAPLSRGIQNFVFTVLTLVISLLTMFFMVRDGHNMKEPVLDLVPLPREDTEKILQQIANTVRSVFYSVVVVAGIQGGLALLLYWIVGVPGAIPLALLTTLFCTIPLLGAPVVYVPIGLSLLIQGKIWQGVLVLVIGFGLISTIDNVLRPLFIGARTKLHEIPVFFALIGGVVALGPVGLMAGPMLLTLFLALVDILRLRRDGDQSLEPA